CGGCGTGCCCCGCTCCACCTACCACGCAGATGTTCTGCTTGTCGCGGCTCATGCAACACAGCCTACTGAGGCTTGCGTGGTGTCAGGCGAACCGTCAGGTTGGGTCGGGTCACACCCAACGAGAGTCGTTCGGGCGGAACCGGTGACTCCGGTCGGTGATAAGTGACGACGTACTGACTCGTGAGCTCGTTCTGAATACTCATCAGCGCACCAGTTATGGCCTGTCTCCCCGAGAGGTTGATGCGCCGGCCGCCCGTTTGCCGGGGGCCTTCAGTGAGAAGGGCGTCGCGCTCGCGCGAGTCCCAGTTCAAGGTCATCCGTCGTGAGGCAGTCGGGATGAAGACCGAGTACATCAGAGTATAACTCCCTCGCAGTTCTTGAATAATCCTTCTGAAGTCCCGATGCGACGAGAAATCGATCCCGTCGGTTGACACTACGACCAGAACCGGCCGCGCAGCTTCACGCTCGCTGAAGTCCTTGGCGGTGTCGTTTACCGCGTCCGGCAGAAAGGTGCCGGTTCCCTGCCGCGACCGCAGCTTCGTAGCACCTTCTTTTAGCTGTTCGAGGTCACTGGTCCAGTCGACGAGAATGAATCGAGCACCGCCGAAGGTCATTAGAGCCACCTGGTCGCCGACACCCATGCCGATGTTGAAACGGAGACCTTCGACGAAGGCGGAGACGCCCTCTTGCACCTCGCGCATGATCGAGCGTGCTGACTCGCTCGTATCAACCAGAACCGCGATCTCAAGTGGCTCGGTAGCCAAGGACGCTCCTAGAATTTGGCGCTGGACGTCATCCTCCTGGACGACGAAATGCTCAGCACCAAGGTCGTGCACCCCAAGGCCGGTTGTTGCGTCGACGACTGTGACGAATAGTTGTTGCTGAGTGGCCTGTGCCCAGGCGGCGCTAGGTAGAGCGAGTAGCATTACCCCGACTAGTAACATCAGCCAGTTAGTGCGGGTACTCATTGCGATGACCTCCTATCGTCCGACACCGTGGTTGCCTCGATTGAAATGGCCGCGGTTGCTGGTCTAATAGGGGTAGCCTAAGAGCCTCGGCATTCCGGGCTCCCAGTCCGGCACGCGAGCGAACGTATCGCGGTTTGGCATCTCGATCTGCGGCAGGCTCTGGGCGTCAAGCACCTTGTCCTCCGGGATGACATCGTTGATGTAGAGCAGATAGGCCGTCAGCGCGTAGACCTCATCGGCGGTGAGCGTTCCCTCTCTGTTGAGCGGCATGCCGCGATTGATGTAATCCCACACCACGGTCGCATACGGCGCGCGGATCGGCAGTATTCGCCCCCATGCCCAGGGATCGGCATCTGACCCGCCGTCACGCTTAACCAACCTGTCAGCTCGGTCCCCTTCCCCTTCCGGCCCGTGGCATCCGCCACACCGTTTCCGCTGATAGACCAGCGCGCCTTCCTCGGGGGTTCCACGCCCCGGCGGGAGTTCCTCTCCCGTTGGGCTGATGGAGATATCCCAAGCACGGATTTCTTCGGCGGTCGGGGTTCTTCCCACGCCATACGTGGGCGACTGCGCCAGGGCGGAGCTCGCCATGAGCATCAGAAGCGGAACCGGGAGAAGCCTAAGAAATCGCATTGTGCACGCTCCCATCGCTTGCGACCCGCCACGGCTGAATGGAATTGTCCTGGCCGGGTACGCGATTCACGTTAAAGAACTTGGTGACTTGGGCTCGCGACGGTTGCACCTGCCCCAGTTCGTCCGTGCAGCGTGAAAGGAGCTCGGTCTCGTTTCCGTCCCAATTCCAGTGGTATCTGAAGCGAGTATGCGCCATCCGATACGGCGTCCCTTCAATTTCAGCGTCCGTCCAGTGCCGGCCGCCATCGGTGGAGACCTCCACCTTGCCGACGGCGCCCCCACCGGACCAGGCCAAGCCACTGACCTCGTAGAATCCGCGGCCGGGCAGCTGCTGTCCGCCGGAAGGAAAGGTGATGACCGATTTCGGCCCAATCTGGTAGCCGAGAGCAGCGGCATCGGGGTCTTGACGAAGATGCCCATAATCGTTGTAGGTCATGTAATACCGGTCCACCACCTTGACGCGCCTGAGATACTTCGAGTGAAAGATGCCTTCGAAACCGGGCACTAGGAGCCGCAGCGGAAACCCTTGTTGCGGACGCACTGCCTCACCGTTCATGCCGTAGGCCACCAGACAGTCGTCCATGGCCTTTGCCATCGGAATACTCGACGATCCCTTCACTTCCTCCGTCCCTTCACAGACGATCCAGGGCGCCCCGTCTTTCACGCCGGCCTCCTTAAGGAGGACAGACAGGAGGACTCCAGTCCATTCGGCACAGCTGGTCATCCCATGCGTTTCCTGCACCGTCTTAAACTGGGACCGTGAACGGTTTCCTGCACACTCGATGAAATGAGGGCGGGTGACGGAAGGGAGACGCTTCAAGTCCTCCATAGTGAAGGTTAGTGGACGGTCCACCATGCCGTGGATCATGAGACGATGTTCTTGGGGATCGATGTCTGGCATGAAGGAGCCTCGGGTGGTTCCCACAAAGTGGAGCGAGGATGGCGTGATCATCCCCACCGAATCCTGAAGCGGTGCCGCCACGTGAAACACGAGCCCAAACTCATCGGGCGAAGGCCGACTGCCCGGCGGGTGCGCTATGCGTACCGAAGTCACGAAACGGGAGCGCTCGCCATAGGCAATCATTTCTTCACTGCCCTTGATGAAGTCGAGCGCCTCAGATCTTGGCGTCTGGCCGCGCGCGGGCTCTACCGCTCCCAAGGTCAAACCACCGGCCAACGCGGCACCGCCTCTTAGGAATCCCCTTCGATCAGGTCGTTTTGAACCCATTGGGTCCCTCCTTCGTAGATGAGGTTACTGGGGAGATCGCTTTCCAGCCATCGGAAGTATACGCCAATCTTGGAGTCCAGTTGAACTCGTCTCCAGCCGGCGGAAGTCGAGCGCTACTTCGTCTTCTTGACGACTACTACTCAAGGTTGTCCTCCTCCCTGCGGCCGCTGAATGGGCCTGAGGTTCCAGATGTTGTGCGTGATGGAGCTAAGCTTGGGCGTATTATAACGGCGCGCACTCCTGATTATTGCTTAGTTGAACCCGCCACCGATGGTTGCTGCAAGAAGTACGACATGTGTCGCAGTCCGCAACATCGCAGGGACATCAGCCCATTCTCCGACCTCAGCCCGTTTACCTCCCCGCGACCCGCCGAGTCCAATCGCTAGGGAGCCGTTGCCGAGTGCGACGTTCATATTGGATGAGCCGCTGTTGCTAAGGGTGGGCTCAAGGCCGAGATGTCGCGAGATCGCTTCGGCTGTTGTCACCAGTGCCGATTCTCGCGCACCAGGGATCTGACCGCTCGGTGTGAGCTGGAACGGCTGCATTTCGAGCTGTATGCCGGTTTCTGACGAAACATCTGATAGCACGGTGTTAACACCAGCTTCGATGGTGTCGATCACGTTCATGTCGAGCGACCGGATGTCGAGCGAGAACCATCCGGTCGCCGGCTTATGGTTGAAGACGGCTCCACTCTGGAGCATCGCCACGTTGACAATCGTCCGCGAATCCTGATGCCCCGCGGGAAGGGGCATTTGCAGGATGCGGTCCACGGATCGGCCGATCGCCTGATTCACGTTTGGGAGGCCGCCACTCAAAGAATGTCCCGGGGGTCCGGTGGCGATGACTCGCCACCAGTGGATGCCGATGGCACCGTAACTAATTCTCCGGCCGTCGCCTAAAACGTCGACGAACCCGACGGCGCGGTCTTGGAATGCCTCGTAGACGACCTTCATGCCGATAAGACCGGTTTCCTCTTGGGCGACCGCAGCAAAGACCAGGTCATGCTCGGGCCGAAACCCTGACGCGACGAGTGCCTCGGCCGCCGCCAGAATTGACGCGGTCGAGGATGAAGTGTTTGTGCCTGGACCGAGAAGGCGGTCGCCATCTACGTGCGGGGAGGTCGTTGCGGCCCGCTGGTGGTCGGCGACAGTGGCCAAATCATCAAGGGTCGAAATGAAAACCAATGACTTGCCAGAGGAACCTGGGATGACGCCGATCGCGTTCGGTGTCTCGTCAACGAGCACTGAGGTTAGGCCGATATCGCGCATCCGCGCAGCGACCGCCTCTGCTCGCTCATGTTCCTGCCCCGACGGCGAGACGATAGCAGCAATGTGTGCGAGGAAGGCTGTGGTGGAATCGCGGTGTAACTCTACATGTTCTAATGCAGCCGAGATAGCCTGCGTTTTGAG
Above is a window of Vicinamibacterales bacterium DNA encoding:
- a CDS encoding molybdopterin-dependent oxidoreductase, which translates into the protein MGSKRPDRRGFLRGGAALAGGLTLGAVEPARGQTPRSEALDFIKGSEEMIAYGERSRFVTSVRIAHPPGSRPSPDEFGLVFHVAAPLQDSVGMITPSSLHFVGTTRGSFMPDIDPQEHRLMIHGMVDRPLTFTMEDLKRLPSVTRPHFIECAGNRSRSQFKTVQETHGMTSCAEWTGVLLSVLLKEAGVKDGAPWIVCEGTEEVKGSSSIPMAKAMDDCLVAYGMNGEAVRPQQGFPLRLLVPGFEGIFHSKYLRRVKVVDRYYMTYNDYGHLRQDPDAAALGYQIGPKSVITFPSGGQQLPGRGFYEVSGLAWSGGGAVGKVEVSTDGGRHWTDAEIEGTPYRMAHTRFRYHWNWDGNETELLSRCTDELGQVQPSRAQVTKFFNVNRVPGQDNSIQPWRVASDGSVHNAIS
- a CDS encoding M20/M25/M40 family metallo-hydrolase, whose protein sequence is MFNSVSHQNRPSGRESSVVFHATALILLTGASSISVATQTGADENVAAALKTQAISAALEHVELHRDSTTAFLAHIAAIVSPSGQEHERAEAVAARMRDIGLTSVLVDETPNAIGVIPGSSGKSLVFISTLDDLATVADHQRAATTSPHVDGDRLLGPGTNTSSSTASILAAAEALVASGFRPEHDLVFAAVAQEETGLIGMKVVYEAFQDRAVGFVDVLGDGRRISYGAIGIHWWRVIATGPPGHSLSGGLPNVNQAIGRSVDRILQMPLPAGHQDSRTIVNVAMLQSGAVFNHKPATGWFSLDIRSLDMNVIDTIEAGVNTVLSDVSSETGIQLEMQPFQLTPSGQIPGARESALVTTAEAISRHLGLEPTLSNSGSSNMNVALGNGSLAIGLGGSRGGKRAEVGEWADVPAMLRTATHVVLLAATIGGGFN
- a CDS encoding cytochrome c, which codes for MGACTMRFLRLLPVPLLMLMASSALAQSPTYGVGRTPTAEEIRAWDISISPTGEELPPGRGTPEEGALVYQRKRCGGCHGPEGEGDRADRLVKRDGGSDADPWAWGRILPIRAPYATVVWDYINRGMPLNREGTLTADEVYALTAYLLYINDVIPEDKVLDAQSLPQIEMPNRDTFARVPDWEPGMPRLLGYPY
- a CDS encoding VWA domain-containing protein, translated to MSTRTNWLMLLVGVMLLALPSAAWAQATQQQLFVTVVDATTGLGVHDLGAEHFVVQEDDVQRQILGASLATEPLEIAVLVDTSESARSIMREVQEGVSAFVEGLRFNIGMGVGDQVALMTFGGARFILVDWTSDLEQLKEGATKLRSRQGTGTFLPDAVNDTAKDFSEREAARPVLVVVSTDGIDFSSHRDFRRIIQELRGSYTLMYSVFIPTASRRMTLNWDSRERDALLTEGPRQTGGRRINLSGRQAITGALMSIQNELTSQYVVTYHRPESPVPPERLSLGVTRPNLTVRLTPRKPQ